GAGGATAAAAGTCGTTGCCTAGCCCATAGTGACGCTCGACGGCGAGCCTCTCGCGCTTCGCCGCCCCGGAGAGCAGCCCGAGCCGGAGCGCGTCGAGCACGCCCGAGAGGCCGCGGTCGAACGACGACGGCGCGGGCACGAGGCGCGGCAGGCGCGCCTCCACGGACCGAGCGAGCTGGAACAGGCCGGCGAGCGAGTCCTCGAGATCTCCCTCGAACGTGACCTCGCGCCGGACATATGCCTCACCGAGGCCGAGCGTGCCCCGGAACGCCGTCTCGCAGAGCGACCGACGCGTCCTGAACGTCACGGAGAACTCGGGCGCGCCCGCGCCGAAGCGCAGCCGCTCGCCGCCCCAGAAGCGCAGCTCGAACGGGGTCCCGCCGTGGCGCTCCAGCAGGCGCGACGCCGCTTCCTTGAACAGACGAGACCACGGCGGCATTTCGCCCTTCCTGACGATGAACATCGGACCCCCTCCGCGGCCCCCCGGCCGCCCGACGAGCTGACCCGAGCTGCGCTTTCCCGTCAAGCGACATGTCATCCATGCAAATGCCATCACAACGAGTCACCGAACGCCCACAGCGGCCGGCGGACACCCCGGACACGCGCTGTCGTCAGGGACAGGAGGAACGCAGTGGCCGGCTCGCTCATAGCACCGTAGTGGTGTTCGGGAGAGTCCCGACAACATGCTCGCGTGTCCGGGATGTTTCATGTTCCAGACGAAGGAGGGAAATCGGGAAGATGATTCGAATTTCTCCCTACCTTCCTGGTCGTGTTCCTGGTCGCGTGACGTACCCATCCGCTGTATGCGCTGCACCCCCTCGCGCCCGAAGCGCGCCTGTGCTCCATCCCACCCGGGAAGCGCTCCGCTCCGTCGCGGTCGGGCGCGCAGCACGCCCTCGCGCCGCTCCCGACCGGCCACGCGCTGCGCTCCCTCGCGGCCGGGGCGCGGTCCGTGGTACGCAGACCGGCCCGTGGACACGCCCAGCGATCCTCCCGCCGCCCCGCGAGACCCGCCGCCGCCCGCGCGGCGCGCAGGGAAGGCCGGCAGCGGTGAGCTCGTGTTCACGCGCGTCGGAGCGCGCACCGTGCTCGAGAAGGCGTTCGCCAGGAGCCCGCTCAGGCTGCTCGCTCCGAAGAACCACGGGGAGGCAGCGTGGGTGTTCGTCGCGAGCTTCGGCGGCGGCCTCGTCGGCGGCGACGAGCTCCACCTCCACGCGCGCGTCGGGCGCGGGGCCGCCGCGCTGCTCAGCACGCAGGCCTCGACCAAGGTCTACCGCTCGCCCCTCGGCAGCCGCCAGCGCCTCGAGGCCGAGGTCCAGGGAGGCGGGCTCCTCGTCGCGATCCCCGATCCGGTCGTCTGCTTCGCGGGCTCGCGGTACGAGCAGGACATCGACGTCGCGCTCGCCGACGACGCGTCGCTCGTGCTCGTCGACGCGCTGTCCTCGGGCCGGAGCGCGCGGGGCGAGCGCTGGGCGTTCGACAGGTACGCGTCGCACATCCGGGTGAGCCGCGGCGGGCGGGCCGCGCTGCTCGACGCGACGCTGCTCGACCCGGCGCACGGCGCGCTGCCCGAGCGCATGGGGCGCTTCGACGCCCTCGCGACGCTCGTCGCGCTCGGCCCGCGGGCGGCGAGCGCGGCGGAGGCGCTGCTCGCGCCGCGGCCGCCGCCCGAGCGGCGCGCCGAGCTCGTCGCG
The DNA window shown above is from Sorangium aterium and carries:
- a CDS encoding urease accessory protein UreD — its product is MDTPSDPPAAPRDPPPPARRAGKAGSGELVFTRVGARTVLEKAFARSPLRLLAPKNHGEAAWVFVASFGGGLVGGDELHLHARVGRGAAALLSTQASTKVYRSPLGSRQRLEAEVQGGGLLVAIPDPVVCFAGSRYEQDIDVALADDASLVLVDALSSGRSARGERWAFDRYASHIRVSRGGRAALLDATLLDPAHGALPERMGRFDALATLVALGPRAASAAEALLAPRPPPERRAELVASASPLRGGGAVVRVAGTSVERVAGFLRGALGFLAGELGDDPFARKW